Genomic window (Rosa chinensis cultivar Old Blush chromosome 6, RchiOBHm-V2, whole genome shotgun sequence):
GAGTTTGCGATGCTCCACTTCCCTGACAATGAAATCAAACACATAAGTTAGCACTTagcagaaaagaaacaaaaggttaACTTTCTCAGTTTTATTATGCTGAGATCGATTAGAATGTGATGGAGCTCAACCTACCAATCTCAGCaagaagcaaaagcaaaagcaagtaAGAAgcagcaaaagcaaaagcaagtaAGAAGCAAAAGCAAACTTtagaagcaaaagcaaaagcaattaAGAAGCAGCAAGTAAGAAATTGTCAAAATCGAAGAAGCAACACAATAAGACGTCAAGCAAGTTAAGTCTCTCATGGTCAAAATCGAAGAACCAAGCAAGTCAAGGCGTCAAGCAAGTTAAGTCTCTCATGGTCAAAATCGAAGAAGCAAGCAAGTCAAGTCTCCCAAGCAAGTCAACATCAAAACagaatcagaaattgaaaatcaaacaaGAGCCTACCGATTCCATCAAGAGATGAGATCAGAAGACGTTTCCGATCTGGCGTTGCTCGGCGTCTTTGATCGAAGTTCGCAAGAGTCCTCGGTCGGCGTTGCTTGGCGTCTTCAGTCGGTGTTGCTCGGCGTATTAGGTCGGAGTTCGAAGGGGTCTTCGGTCAGCGTTGCTCGGCGTCCTCGGTCGGCAGAGAAGAcggagtcgagagagagagatctgagggTCGAGAGAGTCAGAGAGATGAGGCGGAGTTGAAGTCTCGAAGAGTAGAAATGAGGGGCTGACTAAGTCACCTAGGTTTTCTCTCATTGAGAGTAATCAGGTGCATCAGGTTTCACATACTCCCTGATTTCAACCAATAACAATTTGACAActatataaaaataatattaatttaaataaaataatatttatttaaataattattAAATATGTGGGCGGTCTGGTTTTTTTTCGGTCGGTTCACAACCTGAACCCGGTCCCGAACCGGAAAAATCCTGTCCGGTGCGGTAAAGTGATTTTTTCCGACTGGTTTCATCCGGTTCGGTCCCCTAGCCGGTTTTAAGGGCCGGTTTGGCCGGTTTTGGCCCTCCGGTTCGGTTTCTGCCCGCCCCTACTATAAAACACTTAAAACCCAAAGCTTATCAATACTTTCGTGATTTTTTTCTCATGTCATTCATATTTTAAAtaggagtttctattcatacgtccaaaattggtatttagaccttctcacttaatagacctccaatttacttttacaaataactaatttgctatctacactccctaattttcccacaatACCCatcgtccaaaaaaaaaaagccttttttttttgtagtttattcatacctccaaaaatCAATAGTTGGACCTTGAAGATTTCACAATTCTATGTTATCTTAATACAATTAAgctaaacgaaaaaaaaaaaattgcatatcTCTCTCCTGGCTGCTTTaatttctatctctctcttttactgtcatttgtatttttatagaGGTTGTTTACAGCCTTGTATGCGTGAATTCTTTCCATGAAATTTTCAATGTTTTATAATCTTATGGTGATagcttatgtttcttttttgttgaattaatgaaatacaatgtGGCGACCCGGAGACCGGATTACCACAGCGCCGCCTCCCCAAGGAACCCTACGCCCGCCACACTTAGAGAGGAagtgttttgggcctagaattcctcaaagagacaaggcctttGGGTTGGAGAACAAGAAATCTATAAGCCCGAAATTCTTGGGCTTGTATAGTGGGCTTGGCTCGTAATCACAAGATTACGAACTAGGCAAATAAGAggaaaggaaggtggtgttgagttgagttttagaacctatgtcaattttttagttcttagcccaaGTTTGCATTAAGTTCATTAAATGGTAATTTATGTGAGTCTTCTAAGTCTagcccactaggacctaaactcaaatggaggttctaaccctagggttccactttggtggtaagcaatcacacacatcatcaaccatacataaTGTTACAAAAATTTAGTGAAATCAAGCAAgccaaaaaagaaataaactttaaatagaataaaacaaattgtgtcctccaaggattatcctccgtacccaagcttcgacaacaacagcctgcaaaacaaactaaagtaggggttaggctcctacatccagtcattgcccatgcccgcccccatatctaagtttaaaaaCATGAGTTATCGTTTTGAATAAAAGAAGTAGATAAAAACCGGTTTGCGCTTCCACGTGATCGTCACCACGTAACTACAATCCCACGGCAATTGATCATCTTTCACACTTCCATCACAACCGtccatctagccaatcacttttcgtaattcaataatcacaaggctagagacaaaGGGGAGATAACAATAATCAAGGGCATGGTGCACACTGCCCACCACCGGTGGCTCAAGGAGGAACTGACctctccttacatccccatcaattgccaacacatcaatccaatccacgcaaaccatttcaagttgtaaaaatagataatttccaaaacatgcaagaggcctcatataaaacatagtatatgcaagaaaagcatagatagagttaaaggcatcccctacctggaactcgagctttctcttgcagcacttggcctcaatgcaaccttgtagcaaccaccaCTTCACAAGATCCTACCAAGATATCAAGCCTAGACCAAATAAGTGACATTAATCACGATAAACTAGGCTAGCTATTCACTCACATAACTCTCCGAAGAAAACATTTcctttaacctaattactaactaATAACCAGACCATTTGGGTTCCAATAAGGGGTTTGTTGTTAGGAAGAGGGGGTAAGAACACTTTTTAAAAGACAAGTTGCTTAAAACTGAAAACAGAGTTTTAAAGGAGCTGTCAAGGGTCACGGAATTGTTCAAAATACTTGAGGTAAACtcttgagaaattttgaaagaagGATGGCTTGACAATCAACTCAGTAAGATTGAAATGgttattgaatttcaagtgaaaccaaacaaagggtaaaggttttaaaggctgaagtaaaacaatgtgcagATTCTTTCCAGAAATACAAGCTTCTGTCCCCCTATTTCAAAAttgcataactaattctagaaaaattattttggggTGATTCAAATTCTGGAATGTTCATATATGTGTCTAATATATTTCTCTAGAAGAAACTGACCCCAAATTCTCAACTGTTTAGCTCCAGTTTTGAAATGAATGCAACCGGGTCAGATTttactgaaaactgaaaatctgCAGAAACTGGTTCTTTTGTGTAAAGCTCTTTTGGTACCCAAAATGGCTGGTTAAGTAGACTCTAAGACACCTATAGAAAGTATCTAAAGCTTCTAAAAGCTTAAAGTCTCAGTCACCCTTCAATACTATAAGGGGAAGGTCTTGTAGCtcactaacatgatgttttgaagacatggtgtttggacaacaATAACACAAATAAACTCTATGATCAAGCATGATTTCAATGTTCTAAATAACCATGTTCTAGCACAAATCCAACACACTTAAGAGGCATGTCTAATGCTCCTAATGATCTATAGCTCAGGTTACTTTCTAATAGTATATGGGCAGGTGTTGTAGCTCGATGACATaatgcattgaaacatgatatttggacagctacaaacaacaaataacctttgaaccaaatacgattctaatactCAAGGGGTAGCCATGACCTAGCAGAATCCCTAGACATTAGAATGGAtgacaaatcaaaattaaggcaGCAAGATACCAACAACAGCAGTGACAAGTTCATACTCTTCAAGAATTCGTAATAACAACCAAAAATACATAGAGTTTTATGGAAAAgatgatactcaccaaagactAATAAAAAAGGGGAGTTTCTCTTGAGGATTTCAAcaggaaagagagctgaggGAGCTGGTTGGATCGAGTCCAACCGCAGGCCAAGAAGTTCGCTCAATCTCGAACATGCAAAGTGCAACAGAAACTTCTCAATATGTGGGATAGTTGTTTTGAACGTATTGAGCCTAAAAACTGAAGAAAGAAAGGGGAACTTGATGGTTCCAGAATCTTACCAAGTGTTTGTATCAGTCTCCAGTAAGATGTGAGGGATTCGAGTGAAGCAAGAGAGGGAATTCAAGCAGAAATCCGGAACAGGCTCGTTTCAGAACAGCTTCCGCTTCGAGGGGTGTACAGGACTCAAATCGACTCCaatggagctgaaattttgaggctAGATAGAGGAGacatagatgaacaactttggtgaagaaagttttttgatCGGAGGTCTCTAACTAGGCGTTTTGGGGCTCGTAAACAGACTGATGTGTCCAGGGACGAGAGGAAAGGTGAGAAGAGAAGGGTGAATGGCGATTTATGGCCTGGGTTCTCTCTTTTGAAGGTCTGAGATGATGTTCTTGGAGGAGTTGCCCTTTGCATGATGGAAACGTGGAGGGGAAGAGCTGAACGAGGCTCCCTTTCTCTCTGCCCAACTCTGACGTGAACAAGGAAAGAGGAAAAGCTGAGCTTTGCGTGTGAAGGAGAAGGCTCAGCTTGGGCAGATAAATTTGGGGTAAAAAATAAGGTGgtaaaaaccaaaatgatggggaaaataaaagtaaaataagtaaatACAAGAAAACTCAAATTAAAGTGTTGACAATGCCAAATAAGTATCGGGTCTCACAAAACTTATTTTTAGATAGAAAAATGGCAAGCAAGTTTTGTCGGAGTTTTGCTCgagtttgaaaaacataagGAGTAAATAAATTGTGCTTTTGAAAGTCGGTGAGATGCTTGACGAGTAAGCTTCGGGTAAGGCGAGCAGAAATTTCGCCAATTATTAAGAAAggtaaaataagaaaatcgTAAACGCACGCAcaagtatatttcaaaattatgcaaaTATGTCATTATGAGCTACAACCATATTGGATCAAGGAAGAGGTTTGGGTCAAAGGTCGACTAACTTATTGGGCTAGGTTCACTAGCATACCAATttgttgggtgtccagagtaaatttTGGACTCTAACCTTACGTTATTCTCGGGcccaaggcccaagcccaaactatttccaaaagtcTTTGGCCAAACAAAGGTCGCGAAAAATTTTCCGGTCAAAAAGTGACGTTCGGAATTTCACGGGGTCTACATACAATGACTCTTtctaaccccccccccccccccccgcccccCCGCCCCCTCGTCAAATCTTCTTTCCACCATCATTCTTGGTAATGGTTTGACAATTTTTTGCTTCCTTATTTTCTATCAGTTTCATAACGGAAACTCTTTTTTCATAAGAAACTTATTTCCATTGATGGGTGATCGATCACAAAGTTCATAAAATTTTGACAACAACATAAATAACATTTGCCGATGTATATTTCAGGGTTTACGTTGGAGGAGAAAGTTTTTTCTAATTAGAGACTACTACAGTACGTAGAGGtaagaagtttttttttctttctctcttttgtgtctttattggtaatttgacatgagttgacaaagtcaactactACTTGAAAAACGAGGGAGGTCCGAATgacaattttggaggtatgaatagaaactcccatttttaattgatgttgaaagtttttctttttgataatcTAATTTTTTTATGGCCATAATATAAgtgaaaaactgaaaataagtgatattccaaaaaaaaaaatttacaaattTATCCTAAAAAAAATGAATCACATGTTAGGCACATGTCAATTTTTAACagaagttagtgataggtacaatttaaaatgaaatcgaaaagttcaggtactagttgtgatcaaaattaaagttgagctttttaccaataactacaaaataaCACTATTATTTACCAATAGCAGACTCCAAAACCAATAGCCCATGCGGTCAGATAGCTGAAACAGGCTGTCAGCCCATTTTTAGAAAAAACActcaaaaattaagaaaattacgAAACATGCCACTGAGACTCACATAAcccatttctcccaaaatcagaaCGGTTCCAAAATTGAAAccatcccaaaatccaaatcctccCTAAATCGATCTAGGGCTCCGACGAAGGTAGGGGATGAAGCAGCTGGCGGATCGAGCCGGCGAAGCAACCGGCTAAGGGAGGCTGCGAATCCGGCGAAGGGAGGCTGCGAATCCGGCGAAGGGAGGCTGCGAATCCTGCCAAGCAAGGCTCTGAATCCGGCGAGGAAGCGCGAGACCCAGGCGGAGAAGTGAAGCCTTTGACTGCCGAGCAATTGGAGCAGTACGAGTCCATTTCGGAGTCCTCCGACTCTGACTCCTCCGAAGGCCTCGAAGACGAGGAAGAGGACGGCGACGATGACGAggatgacgacgacgacgacagGGATGACGACGACGACGCGGATGACAACGACGATGAGAACGATGAcgatgaagatgacgacgacGATGTCCAGGAGGTCGTACAATCCTCCGGTGGCCCTCCGGTTCAGTCAATAGATGATGAGGACGATGAGGATGACGAAGAAGACGAGGAAGACGCTGAAGGAGGCGACGACGACTGCGAGGGAGATGACGACGACAGTGAGGGCGAGGATGAGATAATTAGCCGAATCTTGcctttattttccttatttgtTAAAGTAGCTTTCAGTACTTTCcggttgaaaattttcagatctggtcctatttgttgttttattttctattttactAGTCGGATTTACGTTTCTCAGGTTACCGGAGCTCTGAGAGCTGGGGCGGTGGAGTACCCCGAGCGACTGGGCCAGCCTGTGTGCCAGGTATTTGGTTTGTGTAACTGAATTTGATGCTTAAGGTTTAGGGTGATATGAGGCAGATCACATGTATTGGGTGGAGTAATGTCTAATGTGGATCATTTCatgcttttattttttgtttgttattgctgggaaattatgaatttagctaGTTTGATTGTGCTTTGCTTCGTTAATTACAGTACTATATGAGGACGGGGATGAGTACACTACTCGGGGCCAGTACACTACTGCGGATCAGTACACTAATGCGAATCAgtacactactgagggtcagtatactactgggggtcagtatactactggggTTAGTATACTGCTGGGGGTGACATACTACTAATCCTCAGTACACTACTGCTTGTATGCAGAAGCAGCAAAGCCAGAGATAAATGATAGTGTccaagtttcatattgtaatatgtacaaatagtttttggaattattaaataaatgagttgtttctaagaaaaacaaagatggaatgtAGAGATATTCTTTTTTCATAATGCGATCTCTGAAATATATTTATTGTTGAGTGTTACTGAGGATCAAtacactactgagggtcagtacactactgagggtcagtgcTACCATTAGAAATcagtcgaggttatttttgCAATTTCTCACTAACAGAACAATTCAAAAAATTGGTAGGAAAATGACCGCATGGGTCATGAACAGTACCGCAagggaaatataaaaaaaaggccTGTTAATGGTAAATATTGGATAAAAAGTGTAGTTAGTGGTAATTTGCTAATTAAAGTTcaagtaccatcgataagatgaaggataagttcaggtatcatttatGATAATAATCCTTTGTATTTTAAAGAAGAGAACATGTTGaactttcgttttgcaaagaaAACATCTTGTTTTGTATGTTAAAGAAAACAGTACTGTCTCTGAAAGAGTGGAGCTAGTACTAAGATTGTGACATGTTTGTGATTGTGAGAGCTAAGTAGCGTACTAAAACAGAAGAAGCCCTAGCTACAAATCTGCTGCCAACATGACCTGAGCTCGTGATGATGAAAACTCTGGTGCTAATGAGAACTTTGGAGGGGGAGTTCAAACTAGGTGAACAACCAAAGTTTCCTCCTTTCTGTGTTCATGAAAACTTTGATTGTTTTTCAGAAGCAAAAAGCGGGATAAAAAATCGAAGCACAACTCCGAGGGGGATGAAATGTTTGTTGGGTTTTGGAAATTGTTTGGATAGAAGTTCTAGTGTGGCTTTGGCTCCTGTACGTCTAGTGGTTTAGTTTTGGATACCAGCATTTGTTCCATATTATTCGCGTTGGTTCTCTTGGCAATTTCTTGTTCAAGGATCAATCTTTAATGAGGCATTAATAATAGTTTGACAGAATATCAGAATGAGCAAAACGTTCTCAATAATGCGCAGATTAGCAACACGTTCTAATCTTACTTAGCAAGCATGAAACTGTAGACGTAATCTGCTTCTCAGTTTTACAGTATGGTGATCTCATACTCTACACTTTACAGTAATGCTGCAAATCAACTTATTCAATTCTATTGAACAATGTGTTTCCTAACACGTCATTACATAGAGTATGAAAAATTTAAAACTGAATCGATTTGGATCGATCAGCAGAAGAATTATTCCCTGGCAAGAAGTATGACACATTGTTCGTCAGTATTACTTGAACAGGGCTAGGAGGGATCGGTATAGGCCAATCCCCAATAAAGAAAGGCTGTAGTCGTGGTTGCCATGACTTCCCAGCAACACTGCCTGTACCCAACTTCCGAGCAACATTGCTCGTACCCAACTTCCTAGCACTGCTTCTACTCTCATGCACTTTCATTGTTAAGTTCCCATAAGCCTGCAACCACATCATATCCATTATTCTATGTTAGTTTGAAACTTTAAACTCAGAAAAATAGCTCAAGACTTGAAGGAAGCAAATGTAGATGGTAGTTTCATTTTAGCAAAGGAATAAACTACACCATGGAGAATGTAAACAGTAATCTCAAAACCTCAATGACCAGCGAGTAATAGAGTTTGTATAAAAAAGCTTTGTGGACTAATTCGACTGTAATAATAGACGAATCTATGTCGTAGGGTGATTTAACACACAATGGGAATAAGATGTCACGTCAGTTTCCAGAACAAACAAAAGACTAATAGAAATCAAGCTTCATAGTTCTTTCTAACTTGAAAAAGTAACAGTTGTTACGAACCTGTAAGCACAATTTCCTTTCTGTATCACAAATTGGATACTCAGGGGGGCAACAGTGAATGAGATCCTCACAACAGACACCAAAGTTGTCACAACATGTCCAAGAACGGCATGTTCCACGAAACCACATCCAACAACAGCAGGTTTCCCCTCCATTACTATCACAATTCACAGGACCTGGCGGAGGAGGATTTGCACCAGTCTTTATTGGATATAAAGCAAACATGTTGATACCACAGAGccctttgtgatttccatgATCACGTTGCAGATACATATAGCCATCCATTCCCCAACGTTTGCCCCATGAATTCTTTAAAATCCAATAATCCACTCCATTTTCTGAACCATAACCTACGATTAATACAGCATGATCCAACAAAGTCGAACATGAACCAGTGACAATCCCCTATCACGCATATAAATGAATGAGCTAACTTGACACATCTGATGAATATCAATAAATTTAATGTCATTTAGTTAAGACCATTAACACAAACCTTTGAGTAGAACTGAAAAGCAAAGCTACTGGCAGCGATACTTGCACTCACAGGTTGCCTTGCCACAGCTTGTAGTAGTTGTTCCTCATCATATAGGGGCACATATTTAAAAGAATCAATCGTCACAACACGCCTATTTACCTAAAATAAAAGTCAAATTAGAAAGTATAAGAAATCAAAGCATGATACTTATAAGAAACATTAAGTACAGTAATTAAGTAATTGAGGGTGGAGGCAGCTGGAAGTGAAAGAAGTAGATACCTTTTCCTGATTGCAGTCCATATCCCAAGCTTGATACGGGTAGTCCATATCTGTGTCAATTCCCTTGTTTTTCATGACAAATTGAAATGCACTGGCCACTTGTCCGCCGCTGCAGCCTCTAGTTGTGAGACCTTTGTTACAATCCATCAACTCTTGTTCAGAGAGGCTGATAAGTGACCCAGTCACAATCTTGTTGATACCTTCGATGGCACCAATAGCCGAGAATGCCCAAGAAGAACCTAGACAGTCCAAAACAAGAATTTCTCTGAATTGTTAATTAAGAGAGTAATACTCGGTTATTATACTGACACCAGTACCATGCAATGACTCAAGAAGACACTTATACTGACAATGAGCACCAAGAATGACACACAGACATTGCAAGCAATACGTTGATTGGTTAATGGTTTAATGCAACCATCTCTCCACAATAGCACAAAACTCAGATGATAAGTAAGTAACTTAAAGTGACCTGATGCAATCAAACCAGCCAGATTAGATCGAAGAAGGCAATCAAGCCTAATGCCATGGCTCACTAATTTGCCTCAACTTCTCAATTCTTGGTGCTAACATAAGCTAACTGAGCTGTGGAATGAGCcaattattcaagaaaaactGTAAAAGCTCCAAGATCATTAACAAACCCAAATTCAGGCAAACTTAAAATCACCAAGAAACAAGAAAACCAAAGCAAAACGCTAATAAAGACAGCATCTTTAGCCTCACATACAATCTACAATCAAGAACTGAAATTTGTAAAGATTGAGAAGAAGAACCAACATACCACAATCCCCTTGATCTTTAACACTAGTCACAGCCCCTTTCTCCCTCCAATCCATTGAAGAAGGAACATCACTAGCCACACTGGATTTCTTCTCTGCATTGTGCTCAATAGCGAGAAATATAGGCCTGAAGCCTAAGCGAGAGGCCCTGAACTCATTTTGGGTCATATCAGAAAACGAATTCAGGGAAAGGGTATAAGAAAAAGCCATTTCGTTGTGTTGGGTAATCAAGGCAAGGTTTTGCTCAAACACACTGCGCCTGTAAAGCTCTTCTAGTTCTGAAGAGTATGACTTGCCATACTCTTTGCACCAAGCTTCAAACACttgggttgaagaagaagaagaagatgggttagAGACGAAAAGAAGAGTTAGAAGAGTCAAGAAAAGCAAGGAGGAGTTCATGCTGGAGGGTTTTGGGGGTTTTTGTGGAGATCGGAATTATGGAGAAAGAAGCAAACTTTGGATTGTATGAACAATTTCCTTGAAGGGTTTTGGGAAATGAGGGTTCTTGGTGGTTATACAGTCGGAATTAACCGGTTCCGTTATCCAAGATTTTGGGCGGGAAGATATAGAGAGAGAAGATTTATTCGACGTCGTTTTGGTTTGGGAGCAGTTTTGGATGAGGGCTGCAGGCACTGGTGGAACGGCGACGTTGTAGAAGAAGACATTGTGAATTTCACTGAATTGAGATTCCGGTGCCGGAGAGGAGTAACAGTTTTAGTCCTATTTCTTTCGGATATGAAGAGGGAGGGAGAAACAAAAGTGAAAAAAGATAACATTTATAAAACCCATCTGCCGACG
Coding sequences:
- the LOC112171738 gene encoding nucleolin-like is translated as MRWRIEPAKQPAKGGCESGEGRLRIRRREAANPAKQGSESGEEARDPGGEVKPLTAEQLEQYESISESSDSDSSEGLEDEEEDGDDDEDDDDDDRDDDDDADDNDDENDDDEDDDDDVQEVVQSSGGPPVQSIDDEDDEDDEEDEEDAEGGDDDCEGDDDDSEGEDEIISRILPLFSLFVKVTGALRAGAVEYPERLGQPVCQVFVLYEDGDEYTTRGQYTTADQYTNANQYTTEGQYTTGGQYTTGVSILLGVTYY
- the LOC112173436 gene encoding cysteine proteinase COT44 encodes the protein MNSSLLFLTLLTLLFVSNPSSSSSSTQVFEAWCKEYGKSYSSELEELYRRSVFEQNLALITQHNEMAFSYTLSLNSFSDMTQNEFRASRLGFRPIFLAIEHNAEKKSSVASDVPSSMDWREKGAVTSVKDQGDCGSSWAFSAIGAIEGINKIVTGSLISLSEQELMDCNKGLTTRGCSGGQVASAFQFVMKNKGIDTDMDYPYQAWDMDCNQEKVNRRVVTIDSFKYVPLYDEEQLLQAVARQPVSASIAASSFAFQFYSKGIVTGSCSTLLDHAVLIVGYGSENGVDYWILKNSWGKRWGMDGYMYLQRDHGNHKGLCGINMFALYPIKTGANPPPPGPVNCDSNGGETCCCWMWFRGTCRSWTCCDNFGVCCEDLIHCCPPEYPICDTERKLCLQAYGNLTMKVHESRSSARKLGTSNVARKLGTGSVAGKSWQPRLQPFFIGDWPIPIPPSPVQVILTNNVSYFLPGNNSSADRSKSIQF